TTCTGATGATATTATTCAACAAAAATTTAAAACATATTTATTGCACGGAGTTACCGGATCCGGCAAAACTCAAGTCTATATTGAGTTAGCGAAGCAAACCAGAAAAATTGGAAAAAATGTTCTAATACTTGTTCCGGAAATTTCTTTAACTCCTCAAATTACTTCTCGCTTTTTTAATACTTTTGGAAATGAAATTACAGTTATGCATAGCCGAATGTCGCTTGGAGAAAGATATGATTCGTGGCGTGGAATTATTAAAGGAAAATATAAAATAATAATTGGTGCGCGTTCCGCAGTTTTTGCTCCTTTAGAAAATATTGGATTGATAATTGTTGATGAAGAACATGATCAAAGTTATAAGCAATATGATTTAATACCAAAATATAACGGAAGAGATGCTGCAATTATTAGAAGCATGTTAGTAAATGCGCCGGTTTTATTGGGCTCGGCAACGCCATCAATTGAAAGTATGTTTAATTCAAAAAATGGAAAATATGAATTATTGGAATTGCCTCAAAGAGTTGATAATGCAAAACTTCCTAAAATTAAATTAGTTGATATTACTTTAGAAAAGAAAAAAAATAGAGTTATTGGAGTTTTTTCCAAAACACTTTTGGAAGCTGTTGATACGCGATTAAAGAAAAAAGAGCAAATAATTATTCTGCAAAACAGAAGAGGATTTGCAACTCAAGCATACTGCGATGATTGCGGAACAATAGAAATGTGCGATAATTGTTCGGTCTCTATGGTTTATCACATAAATAAAAATGTGATGAAATGCCATTATTGCGGCGCTGTAAAACAATCTCCCAAAGCTTGCAGATTTTGCGGTTCAATAAATATGAAATATTTTGGAACCGGAACACAAAGAGTGGAAGACGAAATTTCTTATCATTTTCCAAATGCAAAAATTGAGAGAATTGATTCCGATACAATTGCGCAAAAAGGAAAGTTGGGAATAATCTTAAACAATTTTAGAAAAGGTGAAATTGATATTTTAGTCGGAACACAAATTGTTTCAAAAGGAATGGATTTTTCGAATGTAACTTTAGTCGGAGTAATTTCTGCGGAAACATCATTGTGGCTTCCAGATTTTAGAGCCGATGAAAGAACGTTTCAATTGTTAACACAAGTTGCCGGAAGATCCGGAAGAAGTAAAGAAGAAGGCGAAGTAATTATTCAAACTCAGAATTATAAAAATTTTGTTCTTCAAAAAGTTTTAGAAAACAATTACCAATCATTTTACGAAAATGAAATTTTGTTGCGACAGCAGAATTTTTATCCGCCGTTTTCTAGAATTGCAATTGTTGAAATTAAAAATGAAGATGAACAGAAAGCGAAACAAGCTGCATTTGATTTTAATAAACGATTAATGAAGTTTAGCGATAAATTAATTATTCTTCCGCCGAATGAAGCAGTAATTGCAAAAATAAAAGGAATTTTTAGATATCAAATTATGATAAAAAGTTTGCGTAAATCAGATCCCAATGGAAAAATTTTGCGAAATGCTTTGATGAATGCTTTTGTTGATTATAATCAAAAATCCAGATTTAGAGATGTAAAATTATATTTTGATATTGATCCGCAAAGTGTGGTATGAAGAAAATTAAAAATTAAATGTAGCCGCAGACTTCAGTCTGCGTATAAAAAATAAAAACATCCCAAGTTTCACACAAATTGCAAAACTTAGGATGTTTTTGAAATATTATAATCCGAAGAATTTTAAGAATGGAACTGCTTGAACAACAAAATACATTATTAAACTAAATCCCAGCCAAAGTCCAAAAACTCCAATAAAATATTTTGTAGTGTTTTCTGCTTTAAATAATTTTGCATATGCAATACTCAAAACAGCATAAAACCAAATTGAGAAAATATCTAATTTATGTGTAAGCCAACCGAGCATAGAATCTTTTTCAATGTTCATAAAACTGCCAACACTTGTATCCATAAACATTTTTCCCATTGCAATTGCTGCAATTATCATAACAATTACTTGTAATACAATTATGTAATGAGGCAAGCCATAAGCTAACATTGATGCTTTATAATCACCTTCACCCTTTAATCCAAATTTTACTAATAATAAAAAGACACCAGCAATAATAAAAAATGAAATAAATGTAATTACTGTTATTCCAATTGAAGAAAAAATTAATTGTGTACTTCCGCCTTTTTCCATTTGTTCTTGAATTGCATCAAGCTGTTGATCAGCTTGCTCTTGTGTCATTTGTCCCTTATCAACTGCTTCTTGAAAATTCTTCTCAAATTGTGCCATTTGTTTTTCTACAATATCTGATTTTACTTCCGGATTATTCATCATAATAAAATTTGAGGCGATTGCAACAATTATTACCAACACCAGCGGTATAAGCCAATCAACAGTTTTGAAAGGTAAATTTGCTAATTTCTGAAATAAATTTGAAGGTTCAGATAAAACACCGATCATTTTATCGGTAAATCCAAGTTCTTCAATTTCAACAATTTCATCAATTTGATGTTCTTGATTATTTAATTCATCCATAATTTTATTCCTTGTTTAGTTTAAAGAGGAATTTGTTTATTTGCTGAATATAAAATAAGTATAAAAATTATTTTTATCACATAAAAAACTTATTTCAAATAACAATATTCTAAATTGTTACAATAGATTAAAAGAAGTAAGTTTGTGCAATAAAATTTTGAGGAATTATGAAAACAATTATTGAACCGTTCAGAATAAAATCCGTTGAGCCAATTAAATTTACAACAAAAGAAGAGCGAATTAAGATTTTGGAAAATGCTGGTTATAATCCTTTTTTAATTAAAGCAGATGACGTAATTATTGATTTACTTACGGATAGCGGAACTTCAGCAATGAGTGCAAAACAATGGGCTGGAATTATGGAAGGCGATGAATCTTACGCCGGCTCTAAAAGTTTTTACAAGTTTGAAAAAGCTGTAAAAAAAATTACGGGACATAATTTTATAATTCCGACACATCAAGGAAGAGCTGCAGAAAAAATACTTTTTTCAATTGTTGGCGGAAAAGGTAAATATATTCCCAACAACACACATTTTGATACAACACGCGCCAATGTTGAGTTTAGTGGAGCTGAAGCTGTTGATTTGCTAAACGAAATTGGAAAACATCCAGAAATTAAAGCAGATTTTAAAGGAAATATGGATGTTGAAAAATTGGAAGAATTTATATTAAAAGTTGGAAAAGAAAATATTCCACTTGTTATGATTACGATTACTAATAATTCCGGCGGCGGTCAGCCGGTTTCCATGCAGAATATTAAAGATGTAAAATCAATTTGTGTAAAATATAAGTTACCGCTTTTTATTGATGCTTGTCGTTTTGCCGAAAATGCATACTTTATCAAAAAAAGAGAAAAAGGTTATGAGAATAAAAGTGTGCTGGAAATTTCGCAAGAAATATTTTCTTATTCTGATGGCGCGACGATGAGTGCGAAAAAAGATGCACTTGTAAATATTGGTGGATTTCTTTCAATCAACAATGAAGATTTGGCAATGAAGTGCAGAAATTTGTTAATTGTTACTGAAGGATTTCCAACTTACGGTGGACTTGCCGGACGCGATTTGGAAGCAGTTTCACAAGGTTTGGAAGAAATTGTTGATGAAAATTATCTTCAATATAGAATTAGAAGTATTGAATATTTGGGAGAAAAATTGCTGAACGCCGGAATTCCAATAATAGAACCGCCGGGCGGACATGCAATTTATATTGATGCAAAAAGATTTTTGCCACAAATTCCTCCACAAGAATTTCCGGGACAATCAATTGTTTGTGAATTATATTTAGTAGGTGGAATTCGATCAGTTGAAATTGGAAGTGTAATGTTCGGCAAATATGATGAAAATGGAAAAACCGTTTCTCCGCCAATGGAATTAGTGCGTTTAGCAATTCCGCGCAGAGTTTACACACAAAGTCATATTGATTATGTTGCCGAAGTAATAATTGAAGTTTTCAAGAATCGTGAGAATTTAAAAGGTTATAAATTTACTTATGAAGCTCCAATGTTAAGACATTTTACAGCAAGATTTGAGAAAATATAAAATAAAAAATCATTATTTGCTGTTTTGCTAGCATTAAACAATTTATATTAAATTACTACAATTTCTATTGGATTTATGAAACTTAAAAAAACAATTTCCTTTACAGATAAAAACCAAATTTGGCGTTTGCTGATTTCTGAATCTGATAAAATTTTAATTGAAACAAGAGATTTAGAAAGCAAAGAAGTTTTCTATCATTACCTTGATTTGAACAATGGGAAAATAATATTTAAAAATTTTCAGATGGAAGAAAAATTTTGGATTGGTGTAGAAAAAATTTACGATGAAAAAATTATATTTCATCAATATACAAAACCAAATATGCCGGAACATAAAAAAATTATTGTTTATGATATTCAACAAAAAGAAGTTTTATGGCAAAATGATGATTTCATTTTCTTAACAATTTTGGATAATAAAATTTATGCATTCAAAAAAAAGTTTGAAGGCAAAGAAATATTTGTTCTGGATTTTAATTCCGGTGAAATAATTGAAAAAATTGAAAATGAAGATGAGAAACTAAAATTAGTTTTGGGAAATATTAATTCTGAAGATTTTGCAAATTACATTTACCCGGAAACTTTTTATAATAATGACAAGCATATATCTGAAATAGTTGAAAATGAAATTCACGATAAAAGTGGTGTAAGTAATATTGATTTAATAAAATTCAACGATTTGCTAATGTTCAATTATTATATAAAAAAAGAAAATAATTTTCTTGATAATATGTTTGCCGTTTACAATATTGATAAAAAGAAAAAACTAATTACAGAAGTTTTAAACAAAAATATAAATTCTTATTCGCCGGATTCATTTTTCATATACAAAAACAATTTGATTGTTCTCAAAAACAAAGTTGAATTAATTTCGTATAAAATTGTTTAATTATTTAAGGCGGATTTATGGAACTTACCTCACAAGAAAAAAAAATGCTTCTTTCTTTTGCGCATTTTTCAATAGAATCCGGGTTTCGTCCAAGTCATATAAATCTTCCAACATCTGAAGAATTTCCAATTTTAAAAACTAATTCCGGAGCTTTTGTTACAATTACAATTAATAAAAAATTGCGAGGATGCATAGGATATATTCAATCGGATGACGAATTAAGCAAAACCGTTATGGATGCGGCATTTCAAGCGGCTTTTCATGATCCACGATTTGAACCTTTAAGCGAAAGTGAGTTTGCAAAAATTAAATTGGAAATTTCAATTTTATCTGAACCATTTATATTGAATAATTACGATGAAATAATTTTAGGAAAACATGGATTAATTTTAGAAGAAAATGGAAGAAAAGCATTATTGCTACCACAAGTTCCAATTGAACATAAACTTGATAAAGCGCAATATTTATCGGCACTTTGTAGAAAAGCTGGACTTTACGATGAATATTGGAAAACAAAAAACCTAAAATTAAAAGCATTTACTGCAACTATATTTTCTGAAGAGGAAATTTTGAAATGAAAATTCGAGAACCAAAAGTTGCAGGAATGTTTTATCCAAACTCCAAAATTGAACTTGAGAAAATGATTAATGTTTTTTTTGATAATGTTGAATTAGAAGCAAAATTTGAAAATGTTAAAGGAATAATTTCTCCGCATGCCGGATATATATATTCCGGGCAAACTGCAGCATTTGGTTACAAAACAATTATTGGGAAAAAATTTAAAAACGTAATTGTAATTTCGCCAAGTCACAGAGAATATTTTCCTGGAATTTCAATTTATGATGGAGATGCGTACAAAACTCCGCTTGGTGAAATTAAAATAAATTCTGAATTAAGAAATCAAATTTTAGATAAAAGTAATTTATTTTTTTCCGGCGAAGAAGGTCATAGATACGAGCATGCTTTGGAAGTTCAACTTCCGTTTTTACAAATTGCAATTGGTGAATTTCGATTAATTCCAATTGTTATTGGAGATCAAGGCAAAATGTTCGTAGATGAATTAGCTGAAGTTTTATCAAATTTTATTGATGATGAAACTCTATTGGTTGCAAGTTCTGATTTATCACACTTTTATAATAGAGAAAAAGCTCAAATTAAAGATGGCAAAATTGTTGAACACATAAATAAATTTGAGTTTGAAAAACTTCAATCGGATTTAGAAAATAATAATTGTGAGGCTTGCGGCGGTGGAACAATAGTTTCCATAATGAAGGCATTGAAAAATAAAAATATCAATAAATCCAAAGTTCTTAAGCAAACAGATTCTGGAGATATAACCGGAGATTCTTCTGAAGTGGTTGGATATTTATCAGCAATAATATTCAATTAAATTTTCCTTAAAATTTCCATCAATTCAAGAATTACCACACTCCACAAATTCTCAAAAAATATTATATTTGCAAATCTTTTTTAATATAGTGAGGTTTACCATAGCACAGAATAACAGAAATGATGTAATTGAAAAAATTGTATCTCTTGCAAAGAGAAGAGGATTTGTTTTTCAATCAAGTGAAATTTACGGCGGATTAAACGGCTGCTGGGATTACGGTCCGTTAGGTGTTGAACTTTTGAACAATATTAAATCCGAGTGGTGGAAAGCAATGACTTACCGCGAAGATGTTGAAGGTTTGGATGCATCAATTTTAATGCACCCAAAAGTTTGGGAAGCAAGCGGTCACGTTGAAAATTTTACAGATCCAATGATTGACTGCAAACAATGTAAAGCAAGATTCAGATTGGATACTTTGGGCGAAGCAATTGCTGATAAAAAGAAAGAAAAATTATTTGAAGCATTTTTAGAAAAAGTTAATAATGAAATTGTAAAATCAATTATCAATTCAGATAAAAATTTGGATGAAAAATTTGAATCGCTGTTATCAAATAAAGATTTCGCAGATTCATTTTTGGAAGAAATAAATTGTCCTCAATGCGGGAATAAGGGAACTTTTACAACACCAAGAAATTTTAATTTAATGTTTAAAACTTTTCTTGGACCAGTTGAAAAATTAGAAAACGCAATTTATTTACGTCCTGAAACTGCGCAAGGAATTTTTGTAAACTTCTTAAATGTTCAAAGTGCAAGCCGACAAAAACTTCCGTTCGGAATTGCGCAAATTGGGAAAGCTTTCCGTAATGAAATTAATACAAAAAATTTCCTTTTTAGAACTCGCGAGTTTGAGCAAATGGAAATGCAATATTTTGTAAAACCAAGTGAAGATAAAAAAAATTATGATTCGTGGAAAGCAACAAGACTTGAATGGTTTAAAAAATTGGGAATGACACCGGAAAAATTACGGTATCATGATCATCCGGCAAACAAGCTTGCTCATTATGCAAAAGAAGCAACGGATATTGAATATCAGTTTTCGTTTGGCTGGGGAGAAATTGAAGGAATTCATAACCGAACAAATTTTGATTTGGGAAGACACGAAGAATTTTCCGGAAAATCTCAAAAATATTTTGATGAGGAGATTAAAGAAAAATATATTCCATTTATTATTGAAACTTCTGCCGGTGCTTCAAGATCATTTATGGCTTTTTTAGTTGATGCTTATAACGAAGAAGAAGTAAACGGAGAAACCAGAGTTGTATTGAAATTTCATCCAAAACTTGCGCCAATAAAAGCTGCAGTTCTTCCTTTGGTAAATAAAGATGGAATGCCGGAAATTGCTCGCGAAATTGAAAATGATTTACGTCCATTTATGAAAGTTTTTTATGATGATAAAGGCGCTATTGGAAGAAGATACAGAAGACAAGATGAAGCTGGAACGCCCTTCTGCGTTACTGTAGATACACAAACTTTGGAAGATGGAACTGTTACAGTGCGCGATAGA
The nucleotide sequence above comes from Ignavibacteriota bacterium. Encoded proteins:
- a CDS encoding DUF4905 domain-containing protein gives rise to the protein MKLKKTISFTDKNQIWRLLISESDKILIETRDLESKEVFYHYLDLNNGKIIFKNFQMEEKFWIGVEKIYDEKIIFHQYTKPNMPEHKKIIVYDIQQKEVLWQNDDFIFLTILDNKIYAFKKKFEGKEIFVLDFNSGEIIEKIENEDEKLKLVLGNINSEDFANYIYPETFYNNDKHISEIVENEIHDKSGVSNIDLIKFNDLLMFNYYIKKENNFLDNMFAVYNIDKKKKLITEVLNKNINSYSPDSFFIYKNNLIVLKNKVELISYKIV
- a CDS encoding tryptophanase encodes the protein MKTIIEPFRIKSVEPIKFTTKEERIKILENAGYNPFLIKADDVIIDLLTDSGTSAMSAKQWAGIMEGDESYAGSKSFYKFEKAVKKITGHNFIIPTHQGRAAEKILFSIVGGKGKYIPNNTHFDTTRANVEFSGAEAVDLLNEIGKHPEIKADFKGNMDVEKLEEFILKVGKENIPLVMITITNNSGGGQPVSMQNIKDVKSICVKYKLPLFIDACRFAENAYFIKKREKGYENKSVLEISQEIFSYSDGATMSAKKDALVNIGGFLSINNEDLAMKCRNLLIVTEGFPTYGGLAGRDLEAVSQGLEEIVDENYLQYRIRSIEYLGEKLLNAGIPIIEPPGGHAIYIDAKRFLPQIPPQEFPGQSIVCELYLVGGIRSVEIGSVMFGKYDENGKTVSPPMELVRLAIPRRVYTQSHIDYVAEVIIEVFKNRENLKGYKFTYEAPMLRHFTARFEKI
- the amrB gene encoding AmmeMemoRadiSam system protein B, translated to MKIREPKVAGMFYPNSKIELEKMINVFFDNVELEAKFENVKGIISPHAGYIYSGQTAAFGYKTIIGKKFKNVIVISPSHREYFPGISIYDGDAYKTPLGEIKINSELRNQILDKSNLFFSGEEGHRYEHALEVQLPFLQIAIGEFRLIPIVIGDQGKMFVDELAEVLSNFIDDETLLVASSDLSHFYNREKAQIKDGKIVEHINKFEFEKLQSDLENNNCEACGGGTIVSIMKALKNKNINKSKVLKQTDSGDITGDSSEVVGYLSAIIFN
- a CDS encoding glycine--tRNA ligase — translated: MEKIVSLAKRRGFVFQSSEIYGGLNGCWDYGPLGVELLNNIKSEWWKAMTYREDVEGLDASILMHPKVWEASGHVENFTDPMIDCKQCKARFRLDTLGEAIADKKKEKLFEAFLEKVNNEIVKSIINSDKNLDEKFESLLSNKDFADSFLEEINCPQCGNKGTFTTPRNFNLMFKTFLGPVEKLENAIYLRPETAQGIFVNFLNVQSASRQKLPFGIAQIGKAFRNEINTKNFLFRTREFEQMEMQYFVKPSEDKKNYDSWKATRLEWFKKLGMTPEKLRYHDHPANKLAHYAKEATDIEYQFSFGWGEIEGIHNRTNFDLGRHEEFSGKSQKYFDEEIKEKYIPFIIETSAGASRSFMAFLVDAYNEEEVNGETRVVLKFHPKLAPIKAAVLPLVNKDGMPEIAREIENDLRPFMKVFYDDKGAIGRRYRRQDEAGTPFCVTVDTQTLEDGTVTVRDRDSMEQIRLDKKELLKYFLEKLR
- the priA gene encoding primosomal protein N', with product MFAEVVFPLPFRNSFTYSIPEEFDENIQIGVRIVAPFGKRTLTGFVVKIKSASDVKEKIKPIKDVLDNQPIFSENSLKFYEWISEYYLCSLGEALKNSVPYGLEVESKKTIISDREFCEELFTKEKNQKSTKSILLQILSEKEITKIGYLQKELKKKNIYSLLKTLEKNGAVTILDEIEGSKVKIKKVKFVKLQKSVDEVYELIPGIEKKSEKQIVILLELLNNNENEIQQSELLKKTNSNQSSINSLEKKGIIKVFDKEIERVYSENYSEVKPRFELTENQKNIIEKVSDDIIQQKFKTYLLHGVTGSGKTQVYIELAKQTRKIGKNVLILVPEISLTPQITSRFFNTFGNEITVMHSRMSLGERYDSWRGIIKGKYKIIIGARSAVFAPLENIGLIIVDEEHDQSYKQYDLIPKYNGRDAAIIRSMLVNAPVLLGSATPSIESMFNSKNGKYELLELPQRVDNAKLPKIKLVDITLEKKKNRVIGVFSKTLLEAVDTRLKKKEQIIILQNRRGFATQAYCDDCGTIEMCDNCSVSMVYHINKNVMKCHYCGAVKQSPKACRFCGSINMKYFGTGTQRVEDEISYHFPNAKIERIDSDTIAQKGKLGIILNNFRKGEIDILVGTQIVSKGMDFSNVTLVGVISAETSLWLPDFRADERTFQLLTQVAGRSGRSKEEGEVIIQTQNYKNFVLQKVLENNYQSFYENEILLRQQNFYPPFSRIAIVEIKNEDEQKAKQAAFDFNKRLMKFSDKLIILPPNEAVIAKIKGIFRYQIMIKSLRKSDPNGKILRNALMNAFVDYNQKSRFRDVKLYFDIDPQSVV
- the amrA gene encoding AmmeMemoRadiSam system protein A, with amino-acid sequence MELTSQEKKMLLSFAHFSIESGFRPSHINLPTSEEFPILKTNSGAFVTITINKKLRGCIGYIQSDDELSKTVMDAAFQAAFHDPRFEPLSESEFAKIKLEISILSEPFILNNYDEIILGKHGLILEENGRKALLLPQVPIEHKLDKAQYLSALCRKAGLYDEYWKTKNLKLKAFTATIFSEEEILK
- a CDS encoding YIP1 family protein gives rise to the protein MDELNNQEHQIDEIVEIEELGFTDKMIGVLSEPSNLFQKLANLPFKTVDWLIPLVLVIIVAIASNFIMMNNPEVKSDIVEKQMAQFEKNFQEAVDKGQMTQEQADQQLDAIQEQMEKGGSTQLIFSSIGITVITFISFFIIAGVFLLLVKFGLKGEGDYKASMLAYGLPHYIIVLQVIVMIIAAIAMGKMFMDTSVGSFMNIEKDSMLGWLTHKLDIFSIWFYAVLSIAYAKLFKAENTTKYFIGVFGLWLGFSLIMYFVVQAVPFLKFFGL